The Paenibacillus sp. YPG26 genome includes a window with the following:
- a CDS encoding glycosyltransferase, which yields MPHRARSKPGTAGHTISVSTHTAAPMLPESAPAPRRNKQFSRGWEAGYRQGLRLGQEAFTRRFEGASIIIPTSNSRESLMSCIDSIEANTSMPYEIIVVDHASTDGTASALRRRGGNIRIGTHSADRGFAGAVNTGLMMAKGHQIVWLDANMRVTGNWLHNMVQCLESRPDIGAVAPVMHPMEGPQGMEASYRTLSDMGSLAAETDSQRWVPADRLASSCVLIKREMLEKTGYLAEGCGRNAGWEDWMMRLRHLGRVMVIAGDTFIYQAGAPAGGASGLGADDAVSEEDRSLLQAKWGDFHKRLQASDYGGGMLNLDQKSADFVPAHILVSVIEGRVYWLEEGVKRPVINYTPYMEGIPAPVRVSMLEIRQLALGRPIRAEELRLRLSTGKLQAEGHEGALFRLPDGRLIQVRHNTCREFITPYAAESWGLAGRFQDEAPEEIQNLQEGLPILPRNGLSSDYL from the coding sequence ATGCCGCACAGAGCCAGAAGCAAGCCAGGTACGGCAGGACACACAATAAGCGTGTCAACGCATACAGCTGCGCCCATGCTTCCTGAATCCGCACCCGCGCCGCGCCGCAACAAGCAGTTCAGCCGAGGGTGGGAAGCCGGGTATCGGCAGGGACTCAGGCTCGGACAGGAAGCTTTTACAAGGAGATTTGAAGGAGCCAGCATCATCATTCCCACATCGAACAGCCGGGAATCGTTGATGAGCTGTATAGACAGCATAGAGGCAAATACAAGTATGCCTTATGAGATTATTGTAGTAGACCATGCTTCGACCGATGGAACAGCATCCGCTCTGCGTAGACGTGGAGGGAACATTCGGATTGGCACCCACTCGGCTGATCGGGGATTTGCCGGGGCGGTGAACACAGGATTGATGATGGCCAAGGGACACCAGATCGTATGGCTTGACGCGAATATGCGGGTTACGGGGAATTGGCTGCATAACATGGTCCAGTGTCTGGAGAGCAGGCCGGATATCGGGGCAGTCGCCCCGGTTATGCACCCTATGGAAGGACCGCAGGGGATGGAGGCTTCTTACCGTACGCTATCTGACATGGGGTCACTTGCCGCAGAGACGGACAGTCAGCGCTGGGTGCCTGCTGATCGTCTAGCAAGCTCTTGCGTTCTGATTAAGCGGGAGATGCTGGAGAAGACAGGATATTTGGCAGAAGGATGCGGCCGCAATGCCGGATGGGAGGACTGGATGATGCGCCTTCGTCATCTCGGGCGGGTGATGGTTATCGCGGGAGACACTTTCATTTATCAGGCGGGGGCTCCTGCTGGCGGGGCATCTGGTCTTGGGGCAGATGATGCAGTCAGTGAAGAGGACCGCAGCTTGTTACAGGCCAAATGGGGAGACTTCCATAAGCGGCTACAGGCTTCTGATTACGGCGGAGGAATGCTGAATCTAGATCAGAAATCAGCGGATTTTGTCCCGGCTCATATTCTGGTCAGCGTTATAGAGGGAAGGGTTTATTGGCTGGAGGAAGGGGTTAAGCGGCCTGTGATCAACTATACACCGTATATGGAGGGGATACCGGCTCCTGTTAGGGTATCTATGCTGGAGATCAGGCAGCTTGCACTGGGTAGGCCGATTCGGGCTGAAGAGCTGAGGCTGAGGCTTAGTACAGGTAAGCTGCAGGCGGAAGGGCATGAAGGGGCCTTGTTCCGTCTGCCGGATGGGCGGCTGATTCAGGTCCGGCACAATACATGCAGGGAATTTATTACCCCTTATGCGGCGGAAAGCTGGGGACTTGCCGGCAGGTTCCAGGACGAAGCGCCGGAGGAGATTCAGAATCTGCAGGAAGGTCTTCCTATTCTGCCCCGGAATGGGCTGAGCTCAGATTATTTGTAA
- the rfbB gene encoding dTDP-glucose 4,6-dehydratase, with protein sequence MTRLLVTGGLGFIGSHFIEYMLGNYPSLHIVNLDAGTYAGNPDNTESFRSNPNYRWIRGDIRSAEQIRGAFKDQVDAVVHFAAESHVDRSIQTPELFAQTNVIGTLNLLEEARRHQVKRFVHVSTDEVYGTLGEDGFFTEQSPLAPNSPYAASKAGSDLIARSYYHTYGLPVIITRCSNNYGPRQFPEKLIPTIITRALKNRRIPIFGDGQNIRDWLHVTDHCRAVDLALHLGTPGEVYNIGGHNEMSNLELAESILDLLGKPHSLLEFVEDRLGHDRRYAIDPSKAQAKLGWKPQIDLAEGLGSTVSWYAQSEEWSRRIESGEYREGL encoded by the coding sequence GTGACCCGACTGCTTGTTACAGGAGGGCTGGGCTTCATAGGAAGCCATTTTATCGAGTATATGCTTGGGAACTACCCTTCCCTTCATATTGTCAATCTCGACGCCGGGACTTATGCCGGAAATCCCGATAATACGGAGTCTTTCCGGAGTAATCCGAACTACCGCTGGATTCGGGGGGATATCCGGTCTGCGGAACAGATCCGCGGGGCATTTAAGGATCAGGTTGATGCGGTTGTGCATTTTGCCGCTGAATCGCATGTGGACCGGAGTATCCAGACCCCTGAACTGTTCGCTCAGACCAATGTGATAGGAACTCTGAACCTGCTTGAAGAAGCGCGAAGGCATCAAGTGAAGAGGTTCGTTCATGTGTCAACAGACGAAGTGTACGGAACTCTCGGAGAGGATGGATTCTTCACAGAACAATCCCCGCTCGCTCCGAACAGCCCCTATGCCGCAAGCAAGGCAGGCTCGGATCTGATAGCCCGGTCTTATTACCATACCTATGGGCTTCCGGTTATCATTACCCGCTGCTCCAACAATTATGGTCCCCGCCAGTTCCCGGAGAAGCTGATCCCAACGATCATTACACGTGCGCTCAAGAATCGCAGGATTCCCATATTTGGTGACGGGCAGAATATCCGGGATTGGCTCCATGTCACAGATCACTGTAGAGCCGTCGATCTGGCGCTGCATCTGGGGACCCCCGGAGAGGTATACAACATTGGGGGGCATAACGAGATGAGCAACCTCGAGCTGGCTGAGTCTATTCTCGATCTGCTGGGCAAGCCGCATAGTCTGCTGGAATTCGTAGAGGATCGGCTTGGACACGACAGACGGTATGCGATTGACCCCTCCAAGGCTCAGGCTAAGCTCGGCTGGAAGCCCCAAATTGATCTGGCAGAGGGTCTAGGCAGCACGGTAAGCTGGTATGCTCAGTCAGAGGAATGGAGCCGCCGGATTGAAAGCGGGGAATACCGGGAGGGATTGTGA
- a CDS encoding sugar phosphate nucleotidyltransferase codes for MKGVILAGGTGTRLSPLTRLINKHLLPVGKQPMVSYAIDRLRQAGITDILIILGRQSAGLYTDYFGSGEALGVSLTYRIQEAAGGIAEALDLARGYIASGERFVVLLGDNLFLDDLTPFVDRFLQQPYGSARVLLKQVDDPRRYGVPVFDEQNERLISYIEEKPAQPKSGYCVTGIYMYDDTVFEAIRGIMPSGRGELEITDVNNVYARRGKLEYDVLRKWWGDAGTFESLEEANQQMKGVQL; via the coding sequence ATGAAAGGCGTGATTTTGGCGGGCGGGACAGGGACCAGGCTAAGTCCGCTTACCCGTCTTATCAACAAGCATCTGCTCCCCGTGGGCAAGCAGCCGATGGTGAGCTACGCTATTGACCGACTCCGTCAGGCAGGCATCACCGATATTCTCATCATTCTTGGGAGACAGTCGGCTGGCTTATACACAGATTATTTCGGAAGCGGAGAGGCTCTGGGTGTCAGCCTTACTTACCGAATACAAGAAGCCGCCGGAGGGATAGCCGAGGCTCTTGATCTGGCTCGGGGTTATATCGCTTCAGGGGAGAGATTTGTCGTGCTGCTTGGAGACAATTTGTTCCTGGATGATCTAACCCCATTCGTAGACAGATTTCTCCAGCAGCCTTACGGAAGCGCACGGGTGCTGCTTAAGCAGGTCGATGACCCGCGAAGATATGGAGTACCCGTATTCGATGAACAGAATGAACGGTTGATCTCGTATATTGAGGAGAAGCCCGCACAGCCGAAGTCCGGCTACTGTGTCACAGGAATATATATGTACGATGACACGGTCTTCGAAGCTATTCGCGGCATAATGCCTTCGGGCCGGGGGGAACTGGAGATTACGGACGTGAACAATGTATATGCCCGGCGGGGCAAGCTTGAATATGATGTTCTGCGCAAATGGTGGGGCGATGCGGGAACGTTCGAATCTCTGGAGGAAGCCAATCAGCAGATGAAGGGGGTTCAGCTGTGA
- a CDS encoding glycosyltransferase family 2 protein, with amino-acid sequence MNRLTSIIIPTYNGLHLLSSCIESIRQHTPDPYEIIVVDNGSDDGTVEYCVREGLIFISLPSNTGFPAACNRGLSIASGDQLMLLNNDCLAGPGWLSNLVAALYSAEDIGIVGPVTNYASGRQQVECSYSGPEEFYRFAAAYNVPDPAKWQETMRIVGLCFLMKRSVFEAVGQLDERFSPGHYEDDDYCYRARAHGYRLLICGDAFIHHEGSASFKAGHPEGWAEMVSRGRRLYIEKWGVDPLIFI; translated from the coding sequence ATGAACAGGTTAACGAGTATTATTATTCCGACCTATAACGGGCTTCACCTGCTGTCTTCATGTATTGAGTCGATCCGGCAGCATACTCCGGATCCTTATGAGATCATCGTTGTAGATAACGGCTCGGATGACGGGACCGTAGAATACTGTGTGCGGGAGGGACTCATCTTCATCTCATTGCCCTCGAATACGGGATTCCCGGCCGCCTGCAACCGGGGGCTGTCGATTGCCAGCGGGGACCAGCTGATGCTGCTTAACAATGATTGCCTTGCCGGGCCAGGCTGGCTCTCCAATCTCGTGGCGGCCCTGTATAGTGCCGAGGATATCGGGATCGTTGGTCCCGTAACTAATTATGCGAGCGGCAGGCAGCAGGTTGAGTGCAGTTACAGCGGACCCGAAGAGTTCTATCGGTTCGCGGCTGCCTATAACGTGCCCGATCCGGCCAAATGGCAGGAGACTATGCGTATTGTAGGCCTGTGCTTTCTGATGAAGCGAAGCGTGTTCGAAGCGGTAGGACAGCTCGATGAGAGATTTAGTCCCGGCCATTATGAAGACGACGATTACTGCTACCGGGCAAGAGCTCATGGCTACAGGCTGCTGATCTGCGGAGATGCCTTCATCCACCATGAAGGCAGTGCCAGCTTCAAGGCGGGACATCCGGAAGGGTGGGCTGAGATGGTCAGCAGGGGGAGACGGCTGTATATCGAGAAGTGGGGCGTAGATCCCCTGATATTTATATAA